The following DNA comes from Paraburkholderia phytofirmans PsJN.
ATCGGTGAGGAGCGTCTTGCCACTGGCACCGTTACGTTCATTGCTCTGGCCGTCGGGTTTGGGCTGACCCGCCGGGTAGCCCAGATGCATCTTCATCTCGGCGCCCATCGCGCGCTCGATGAGTGCCTTGTTGAATGCCAGCATCAGGTCCTGAACCTCGTTGGGCGTCATCGGGCCTTTGACCAGGTCATCAAGCAGACCTTCCGGCAGGACAGGCAGCGGCCCTCGGGCCGCTGCCTGAGAAGCGACGGTGCGTTTTTTCTTCATCGGCATATCCATGACTTTTACCTCTCATGATATGCCTCGCCCACAAAATTACGGATAGGTCCGGAAGGCCAAAACGTAAAGCCACCCTCGCCACCCTCCACCAAAACCCAAAAAAATCAAACCGCCATCACCGCCCGTTTCCTCTCCGCCCGCTGCATAAAATAATTAGCCGCCACCACCCCAACAGTAACCACGGCAATAAAGAGCGTAGCCAACGCGTTCATCTCAGGATTCAGTCCCAGCCGAACACGCGAGAAAACAACGAGCGGCAAAGTAGTCGATCCAGGCCCAGATAAAAACGCCGACAGCACCAGATCATCGATCGACAAGGTGAACGACAGCAGCCACCCGGAAACAAGCGCCTGAGAAATCAACGGCAACGTAATAAAGAAAAACACGCGCAACGGCGTAGCCCCAAGATCCAGCGCCGCCTCTTCGAGCGAGGGATGCAATTCCTTCACCCGCGACTGCACGATGATCGCCACATAAGAAATACACAGCATCACATGCCCGATCCAGATCGTGAAAATGCCGCGTCCGGCCGGCCATCCCAACCACTTGGCCATTTCGATGAACAGCAACAGCAGCGAAATCCCCTGAATCACTTCTGGAATCACCAACGGCGCATTGATCATCCCCGTATATAACGTGAAGCCGCGAAACCGCCCCATCCGCGCGAGCACGAAGCCCGCCCACGTTCCAATGACAACAGAAGCAAACGCCGTCAACAAAGCCACCCGCAACGACAGCCACGCCGCCGCGATCAATTCGTCATCCTGCAGTAATGCCGCATACCAGCGCGTCGAAAACCGCGTCCACACCGTAACAAGTTGCGATTCGTTGAACGAATACACAATCAGACTCACGATCGGTATGTACAGAAACAGAAAACCGATCCCCAAAGCGATCAACTGCAAAATCCGGTTCGGTTTCATCAGCGTCTTTCCTCCATCGCCTTCGCCTGCGCGTACTGGAAAAACGCCATCGGCACCAATAACAACAACACCATCGCGCACGTCACGGCGGACGCCATCGGCCAATCGGCATTGTCGAAGAACTCATTCCACATCACGCGGCCGATCATTAGCGTATTCGCGCCGCCCAACAATTCGGGAATCACGTACTCGCCCACCGCCGGAATGAACACCAGCAAACAGCCGGCGATAATGCCGTTCTTCGAGAGCGGCAAGGTGATCTGCCAGAACGCCTTCCACGGCTTCGCGCCGAGGTCGTACGCGGCTTCCAGCAATGTCATGTCCATCTTCACGAGATGCGCGTACAGCGGCATCACGAGGAACGGCAGATACGAATAGACCATGCCGAT
Coding sequences within:
- a CDS encoding ABC transporter permease subunit produces the protein MKPNRILQLIALGIGFLFLYIPIVSLIVYSFNESQLVTVWTRFSTRWYAALLQDDELIAAAWLSLRVALLTAFASVVIGTWAGFVLARMGRFRGFTLYTGMINAPLVIPEVIQGISLLLLFIEMAKWLGWPAGRGIFTIWIGHVMLCISYVAIIVQSRVKELHPSLEEAALDLGATPLRVFFFITLPLISQALVSGWLLSFTLSIDDLVLSAFLSGPGSTTLPLVVFSRVRLGLNPEMNALATLFIAVVTVGVVAANYFMQRAERKRAVMAV